A stretch of DNA from Limnothrix sp. FACHB-406:
AGTTTCTCGGAAGTTGGCCGCCAGGGTCAAGAAGCCGCCAGCGGTTTGGGTCACCATGTTTTGGAACCGATCGGCTGCCAGGGTCAACACTTCGATCGGGTTGTGGGCGGGGCGATAAACCGGTCGGCCGTTGGGGGCCAGTTGCACGCCGATGCGCCCTTGCCCCGCTTCATCCAGCTCGGGGGTGACCCGGAGGGTGAGGCGATCGGCTCCCCGTTGCACTTCCAAGATCAAGGGGCGATCGGGACTCGCCTTGATCTGCTCCATCAACACCTTCACGCTTGCTTGTTCGGCGCTGAGGGTTTGCCCATCGATCGCCTGCACAATGTCTCCCGCCTTCAGTCCGGCTCGCCCGGCCGGATTGTCAGGAGCCAGCACTTGGGGCACAATCACCCCTGCTTCATAGCGGAAGCCATCGGGCACGCCCATGAAGCCATATTGAGCCGCCAAAACTCCATAGGCGAAAATCAAATTAGCCACCACGCCGGCCGCAATCACAATGGCTCGATCAGCGATCGGGCGATTGCGCATCAAGTTGGGGTCATCGGCAGGAATGGAGCTGTCTTCGTCGTCATCCGGGAAGCCCACAAAGCCCCCGAGGGGAATGGCACGAATGGCGTATTCCGTTTGCGGCCCCTGATATTTCCAGAGGACGGGCCCAAACCCCAAGGAAAACTTGTTGGCGTAAATGCCCTGTAACCGAGCCGCTGCGAAGTGTCCTAATTCGTGAACGAACACCAGCAACGCCAATACACCGATCGCCACCAATACCGACATAGGCTTGCTGCTCAATAGAAATGCAAAAAATGCAAATGCGTGAAAGCTAACGCAATGGATGAGGGCTAATACCTGCGAAGAATGCGCAGTGATGCCATACAAAACCCAGCGCAGAAAATCCAGTAAAGATTCAGTTTAGGCGATTTGGCGGTCTTCCGATTGCCCAACTCAGGTAACCAACCGAGGGACGGCAGAAGACGCGATCGGGGCTAATCAGTAGTTATTCAGCGGTAATTCAGCAGCAATTCGACGGTAATTCAGCAGGGTCAAGCGATCGCCCAGGGATCGATCGAGCTTGGCAATTCCGGGGGCGACGGGGACTCAGGGGGGTGTTAGAATTTTTTTGAGAACCATTCTCAAACTAATCTCCGACATCTCCGTGAGCCACCACCATTGTGCGGCGCTGTTGAGGCGCGGTGGTGGCTGGCGGTTTTGTTGGCCTTCCTTAGGTTGGAACCCATCGCCTCCATGCTGCAAGTTCGATCGCTGTGTGTTCGCTATCGCGGACTCTCGGTTCTGGACGATGTTTCGCTTGACCTCGCGCCCGGTGAATTGGTGGGGCTGATTGGCCCCAACGGCGCGGGCAAAAGCACCCTGATCAAGGCCCTGTTGGGCCTCGTGCCGATCGAATCGGGCATGATTACCTTTCGGGGTGTGCCCTTGCGGCGACTGCGCCATCGTGTGGCCTACGTGCCCCAACGGTCACAAATCGACTGGGACTATCCGATCACGGTGCAACGGGTGGTGATGATGGCCTTTGCCAAGGCGGCGGGTTGGTGGCGATCGCCCGGCCCAGCAGCCCGGGCCGCAGCTCGATCGGCCATGGAGCAAGTGAATATTTGGGACTTGCGCGATCGCCCGATCGGCTCCCTTTCCGGCGGGCAACAGCAACGGGTTTTTTTGGCTCGGGCCCTGGCCCAAAAGGCAGAATTTTTTCTGTTGGATGAACCTTTTACCGGTGTGGACAAGCAAACGGAACTGGTGTTGTTGAATCTGTTTGCTGAACTCCGCGCCCAAGGCCATTTGGTGTTAGTTTGCTCTCACGAGTGGGGCAGCTCTCTGGAACGATACGATCGGCTGCTGTTGCTGAATCGATCGCTCCTGGCGAACGATCGGCCCCAGGCCGTGATGACCCTGGATAATATCCGGCGAGCCTATGGCGAAAATATGCAAACTGCCGATCGCCACAGTCCCTTTGAATCGGTTTTAGCCTGTTAGCAAATCCCGTGAGACTATCCTGATTGGAGGTCTAAATTTGATTCACCCGAATGCTGAGGGCTAATTTTGGACTGGTTGCTTGATCCTTTGCAGTATGAGTTTGTGCGCAATGCGATCGCGATCGGGATGATCGTGGGCGTAATTTGTCCCGTGGTGGGCAGTTATCTCATTGTGCTGCGGATGTCTCTGCTGGGTGATGTGATTGCCCATGCGGTGATGCCCGGTTTGGCGATCGCCAACGCGCTGCGCATTGATTTATCGATCGGGGCGTTCATTTCCGGCATGTGCAGCACCTTCGTCATTGCCTGGATTCGACAGCAATCGCGGGTGCGGGTTGATGCGGCCATGACCCTAACCTTCTCCACCTTTTTTGGCTTAGGAATCGCCCTGATTTCACTGCTCAAAACGCAGCTCGATTTGGAAGGATTTCTCTTTGGCGATATTTTGAATGTCACCCAAGGAGACTTGCTCCATGGGGTAATTGTGGCGGTGATTTTATTAGTTTTAATTAAGCTGCACTATAAAGAATTACTGTTTTATACCTTTGACCCCTTGGGGGCCGAAGCGGCCGGATTACCCACCACTTGGATTCACTACAGCCTGATGGCCGGAGTGACCCTAGCGATCGTGACGAGCTTGAAGGTGGTGGGGGTGATTATGGCGATCGCAATGTTGGTGGGCCCGGCCATCACGGCCTATTTGTTGGTCAAAGAGTTGCACATGATGATGTTGGTGGGTGCTGGCTTAGGGGTGTTGGCCGCGATCGGGGGCATGTACAGCAGTTTCTATTGGGATTTGCCCTCGGGCGCGGCGATCGCCCTGGTGATTTTTGGGTTGTTTTTGATGGCCCTGTTGTTTAGCCCGAGCCAGGGAATTTTGACCCGTCCCCGCCCCAAGGCGACCCGTCCGCGATCGGGTAAGGTTGCGGAATCGGCAGCTCCCAAACCGACCGCAGACCTGGACTAACAGCCAATCTGAGCCAGCGATCTCAGTGAATTTCGGTGAACTGTTGATTAACCTCAACTAGCGAATGGTTTGTGCGGGTGGCCCTTGGTTGGGAGAGGTGGGGAATTGGGGCGTTGCGGAAGGGGTGGGGGTGTTGCGTCTGGGGGCCCAAGCACCACATTCAGTTAGGAGGGCGCTGGGTTGGTCGCTGTAGGCACTCATGCAGTCGATCGTGATCCTCGATCGATTGGCGGAGTTGTAGCGGCTGGCTGGAACGCCGGTGCTGGTGGCGGCGGAGCCACTGCCACGATTGGGGTTGCTGCTGGGGCCGCTGGCGGAATTGGGTTGACTGGGCGGCGGCCCGCCGGAGTTGCCGCTGCCGGGCGAGGGCGTAATCGGTTCTTCAAGGTTGGGAGCCTGGGCGTTGGGGTTGCGGCAACGGGCCAGGGCATAGGGATCATTTCCCGCGCGGCGCATACAGTCCAACAGGCCGGGACTTTGGGCCTGGGCGGTAGGCGTGCCCAAGGTCACAAGGGCCAACAGCCCGATCGCCCCTACACCCCTGGTGATCACGGTGGTGATCGCGAGTTGCCACTGAGAAACCATCGGTCGATCGAACACCATTGGCTCAAACCTCCAGGTAGTCGCACAGCCGATCCAGGGTTAAGGATGTTTCCAAAAGGTCGGCCATTCGATCGTACAACTGTTGCCGATGTTGTTGCCAGGATTGGGGGTTGGGGCGATGGGTGGTGATGCCGGCCAAGCGGGTCAGGGTTTGGCGCACCGCCGCCGACTCAAACAGACCATGGACATAGGTTCCCCAAACGCAGCCTTGGGCCGATCGGGCCCCTTCCGGTTCCGGTGGTTGCTCGATCGGCTCCAGGGTCAACAATGGATCGCAAGGGGCGATCGGGCGGGTTTGGCCCATGTGAATTTCATAGGCTTGCCAGCGATCGAGTTGCGGAATGTCGTGCTGTGAGGTTGCACCGGCCTGGCTGGGCCAATGGGCCGTCACTTGGCGCACGGTTTTTTGTGGAAAATAATCCGTTTCCACCGGCAGCAGCCCCAACCCCGCCATCTCGCCCGCGGCCCCCGCAATGCCGGTGCGATCGACCAGCGATCGGCCCAACATTTGATAGCCCCCACAAATGCCCACCACCGGCACACCCTGGGCGGCGGCCCGTTGAATGGCCGCTGCCAGGCCCGTTTCCTGGAGCCAAGCCAAATCCCGCAGGGTGTTTTTGCTGCCCGGCAATACGATCGCCCGGGCGGTGGCCAACTCGGCCGGGCGCGTCACCCAGCGCACCGCCACCCCTTGATCGATCGACCAAGGTTGGCTGTCTTGGGAATTGGACAAAAACGGAAACCGAACCCAGGCAATCACAGGGTGATCGCATTCCATGGGGGCCTCTTCGGCCGATCGACAGAGGCTATCTTCGCTTTCCGGTTGCAACTCCGCCGCGTAGGGCAAGGTTCCCAAGTAGGGCAGGTGGGGCAAATGCTGCTGAAAATAGCGATCGGCATCGGCAAATAGCCGCAAATCGCCCCGAAACTTATTCACCACTAAGCCCAATCCCAAGGCCTGAGCCGATCGGGGCATCAGTTGGTAGGTTCCCACCGCTTGGGCGAAAATGCCGCCTCGTTCAATGTCGCCCACCAACAGCCAGCGCCCTTGGAGATGCTCGATCGGGCGCAAATTCACCAAATCCCGGTGCATCAAGTTCAATTCCACCGGGCTGCCCGCCCCTTCCAGAACCAACACATCACAGCGATCGCGCCAGTCCGCCAGGGTTTGCGCCACCACCTCCCACAGGCGATCGATATGTTGGTAATAGTCCGCCGCCGCAATATGTTCCCCGGCCTGACCCAACAGCACCAACTGCGATCGGCTATTGCCCGAAGGCTTCAACAAAATGGGATTCATCTCCGCCACGGGCCGCAACCCGCAAGCCTCCGCCTGGGCCGCCTGGGCCCGCCCAATTTCGCCTCCTTCCAGGGTCACGAAGGAATTATTGGACATGTTTTGGGCCTTGAACGGTGCAACCCGCAGACCTTGCCGCCGCAACCAAGCGCAGAGGGCCGTGGTTACCCAACTTTTGCCCGCGTTGGAGGAGGTTCCTAAAACTGCGATCGACTTCATGGGTTCTGATTCGGGTCGAAATGCTGAGGGAAAAGGTCAAAACCCTTGCCCCTCAGCACTCTAGCGCTGGATTGGCGATTAAACAAAATCCTTCGCCTTGGTGGAAAGGGCAGATCCCAAATTGCCCGCCAACACCACCTCGTAGTTGTAGCTGCTGTTGGCCGACAACGCGCCACCGCCTACCCGTTGGGTCATGGAGGTTTTGTCGGGCCGGCGAGGGGCATAGGTGGAATCGGCCTGAACAATCACAGTCCCACCCGAGAACCGCAACCCCTTGACCGTTAAGGAATTGGTCCGATCGTCCGCAACACTGACCGTGCGCCGATCGTTGCGAGCCGTCAGGTAGGTGGCGTTTTGGATGTTGCCCGTGGCCAGGTCAACCTTGGCCAGAATGCTGACCCGGCTGCCACCGCCACCGCCGGGACTGCCATCCGTGTAGCCGCGCAGCCAACCACTGCCCGTGAATCGGCTGTAGCCATTGCCCGGCTGAGTGCCCGTGGAGGTAAAGACGGCGTAGAGGTTGGAACCATCCCAAGCCAAGCCCGTGCCCGTGCCGTCATCATTGGTGGTTTCGTAGTCCGTGCGTACCCATCGTCTGACCCCGTTATTAAAGCTCACCAGGATCGGATCCTTGTTGGCGGAGGTCACTTGGCGATAGCCGATGTAGACGGTGGTGGTGCCGATCGTGACTTTGGGGCCGTTTTTCGCGGCGATTGCGGCTTCCGAGTCGTTGATTCCGAAGGTAACGGCGTTTTTCACCGAAGATTGCACACCGTTGCGAGGCACATTGACTGATCGGGGCAGATCTGGGGCGATTGCGGCGGCCTCCTCCTGAGGCGCTCCGGTCAGGGGATCCAGCGGGCGATCGGGGGCATCGGTTCCCGATCGGCGATCAAGACGACCAAAATGATCCAAATCCTGATTGAAATCGCCACCCGTTCCACCGCGCCTCAGGTTGCGATTTTGTCCCCAGGAATTCAACCAAAAATCATCACTGATCTGACCCAAATTAACCTGATCATTCACTCCAGCATCAACCGAAGAATGTTCAGGCCAATCAACTCCAGAAAGAAGCTGCTTTGTACTGAGAAATTCGGAAACGTGATCAATGTTTTTAATCTCAGAGTTTTTGATCTCAGAATCTTGGGTCTCGATCGCGTGATGGGTGCTGAAACCGCCTCCGGAATTGTGAGCATGGGTGGGCGGAAAGTAGGATGCAACCCAACTGGAACCCATCGTCCAACGTGGCTCAATGCCTTGGCCCAGAACAGCCGTTGCCGAATTGGCCAAGCTTCCTCCCTCAAAATCAGTAGATGCCATCAAGAACTCCAGACGATCGTGAGCGGGCCCTGGCATCCTAGGCCTCAAATGAAATCTTTGGCCCGCGTGGACAGGGCAGATCCCAAATTGGCTGAGAGTACCACTTCGTAGTTGTAGCCCGTGCTGGCGGGCAGCGCACCATTGCCAACACTTTGGGTCATGGCTGTTTTGTCGGGACGGCGCGGCGCATAGGCCGAATCCGCTTGCACCAGCACATTGCCGCCCGTGAAACTGAGACCCCGCACAAACAGGGAGTTGGTGGTGTCGTCACCGAGGGGGGCGGTTCCCTTGTCATTGCGAGCCGTCAGGTAAGTGGCGTTTTGGATGTTGCCCGTGGTGGGGTCAACCTTGGCCAAAATTCCCACTTTGCCGCCGCCGCCGCCGCTGGGGCTGCCGTCTGTGTAGCCCGTGAGCCAGCCACTGCCCGTGAAGCGACTGAGGTTATTCCCCGGTTGGTTGCCGGTGGAGGTGAAGACGGCATAGAGATTGGAGCCATCCCAAGCCAAGCCCGTGCCTGTTCCATCATCAACCGTGGTTTCGTAGTCGGTGCGTACCCAATTGCGCACGCCGTTGGTGAAGCTGACCAAGATCGGATCTTGATTGAGGGCCGACACCTGTTGATAGCCGATGTAGATGTTGGTGTTGCCGAGGGTGATTTTGGGGCCATTTTTAGCGGCGATCGCGGCTTCCGAATCACTGGGGCTGAAGGCAACGGCGCTGGCCACGGAGGATTGCACCGGGCCACTGGTGGGTGTTGTGGTCGCGCTGGAGCCGCTGGCGGCGCTGTCGATGATGCTGATAGTGGTGGCGTTGATGCTGCCCAGTTGTCCGCCCGTGGGATTGCTGAGGTTGAGTTGGAAAGTTTCCGTTGGCTCGGCCAGGCTGTCGTTCAGGATCGGGATCGTGAGGCTGGCGACGCTCTGGCCGGCGGCGAAGGTGAGCTGGCCGTTGATGGCGCTGTAGTCGAGGCCGGCCAGGGCGGTTCCGTTGCTGGTGGCGTAGGTCACCGACAGGGGTTGGGACAGGTCGCCAGTCCGTCGTACGGGGATGGCGAGGGAGCCGCCGGTTTCGTTGATGCTGTAGCTGTTGCCATCCAGGGAAACGGTGGGGCCGGTGGGGGTCGTGCTGCTGCCGCCGCCGCTGCCGTCGCGGATGATGAGGGTGGCGGTGGCTCGATCGAGCTGGGCCCCCACGGGATTCGACAACAGCAGGGCCACGGTTTCATCGGTTTCCGTGAGGCGATCGTCTGTTAGGGGAATTGAGATGGTTTTGCGGGTTTCGCCGGGAGCAAAGGCGATCGCGCTGTTCACGGGGGTGAAGTCTTGGTTGGGGGTGGCCGTGCCGCTACCGGTGCTGAAGGTGGCCTGGGCGGCGGTTTGCAGGTTGCCGGAACGCTCAATGGTAATCACGGCGCTGCGATCTTGCTCGTTGCCCACAAAGCCGCTGCCCAGGAAGCGCAGGATCGCGGTGTTGGCGTTCAGACTTTCTTGGGAAATCACGTTGCTGGCGCTAAAGCTATTGGGGTTGATGCCCTTGAGAACGGCCAGATAGCGGCCCGTCGCCCGATCGCGGACGATCGTGTCGCCGCTGTTAACGCCGATGCCGGCCGTGAAGTCCAAATCTTCAAACCGTTGACCGCTGGGCACGACCAGCCGATCGGCTCCTTCCTGCAAAAAATCCAAAATCACATCGGCCGAGGCGATCGAGCTGCCACCCGCCACCGCACTGATCAAAAACAGATCGGCCCCAGCGCCACCGGCCAGGGTGTCGGCTCCCAAATCCCCCGACAGCAGATCATCACCCAGGTCGCCCAGCAGTTGATCATCACCCGCACCGCCCCAGAGGGTATCGGCTTCCTTGCCGCCGCGCAGTCGATCGTTGCCCTCATTGCCAAAGATCAAATCGCGGCCACGGTTGCCAGCCAATTGGTCATCGCCCGCTAGCCCCTGGATTTGATCATCACCACTCCAACCCAACAGCAAGTCGCGACCAGCGCCCCCCGTGAGCGAATCGGCGGACTCGCTGCCAAAGTTGAAGCGGTTGAACCCGCCGCCCGGTTCGCGCCGTTCCCGAAATCCCGATCGCGCAAAATGTTCCAGACCCGAAGTGAGTTGACCCCGCCCGATCGCCCCTTGCACATCGGGATTTTGGGCTAAATAGTTTGCTTCGTTGTAAAGCGGCAACACCGCTTGCAAAATTTCATAATCGCCGCTGGGGCTGCGGCCTTCGCTGAAACCATGCTGTGAAAAATGCGCAAAGCCCGATCGCAGCAAATTACCGCTCACCGCAAGGTTCACATCGGGATTTCGGGCTAAATAATCCGCTTCACGATAGGCAAAACTCGCCACCTCAAAACCGGTGAAATCCATAGATCGGCTCCGTCTAGCAAAACTGATTCGCAGGGAAGGGTAGGAGCTGTCATCGCATTCACTGAATCCCTGATGCCGGTGCGATCGACCGTGGGCCCTGACCGCTGAAACCGGTTTTTCACTAAGGCTCCAGTTCCTGGCCTCCTGCCCTCGGATCAGGACAGGATCAGGATTGCGAGGATTTGATGACAGACCCTAACGTTTCTTTTCAAAAGTTTTCCTGAGAAACCGGAATTGCGCTCCGAAGCCAAACTAGGTGAGCCTTTTGGAAATCAAAAGAACTGCAAAAATGATTCCAAAGAGAATTTATCAAGAATGTCTAGAAAACTAAGATGGCTACTTGCAAATTTCATCATTAATTTCATCGATCAATAACGAAAATGGGTTGAGATTCTATCGCTTTTTCGAGATGTTTTTGAAGCATCGTTGACCCATTTCTGATCAATCAATTTTCTGATCAATCAATTTTTGACCAACCTTAATGGAGCAGGGGCACGCCGATCGACATGCCCGATCGCTCTAGATTCAAATGCGAAATTGACGATGGGCAACCACTCGGCCCACTTCAACGCTGCTCAAAGACCATGATCACTGATGGTGAGGGTAGCAGTTGCCAAATCCAGCTCAGCTCCAACGGGATTGGACAGCAGCAGCATCACGGTTTCGTTGGGTTCCGTGCGCCGATCGTCTGTTAATGGGATGGTGATTGTTTTGCGGGTTTCGTCGGCCCCAAAGGCGATCGAGCCGGTGATGGGAGTGAAGTCTTGGTTAGGGGTGGCCGTGCCGCCGCTGGTGCTGAAGCTCACGCTCACGTCCGTTGTCGTGTTCACCGATCGCTCTAGGGTAATGGTCGCCTTGCCGTCCAGCTCAACGCCCAGAAAATTACCCTTGCTGAACCGAATCACGGCCGGAGTTGGAGGCAAGCTGTCTTGGGACACCACATTGCTAGCGTTGAAGCTGCTGGGGCTGATTCCTTTCAGGATCACCCAGTTTCGGCCCGTCGCCCGATCGCGCACGATCGTATCGCCGCTGTTGTTTCCTGTTCCGGCGATGAAGTCCAAATCTTCAAACCGTTGACCGCTGGGCAGCACCAACTGATCTGCCTCGCTGGTTCGGAAATCCAAAATCAAATCCGCTTGGTCGATCGCGCCCCCATCCGTCGCCATCCCAATCAAAAAGCGATCGGCCCCCAAGCCGCCAGTCATCGTATCCAGACCCAATTCGCCCGCGAGCCAATCGTCTCCCAAATCCCCCAGTAACTGATCGTTGCCGCTGCCGCCCCACAGGCTATCTGCCCCTTGTCCCCCTTGGATCCAATCATGGCCATCATCGCCCCATAGCTGATCGCGGCCTTGGTTGCCCAGCAGGCGATCGTCCCCATCCAAGCCGTGTAATTCGTCATCACCACCCCAGCCTTGAATCCAGTCCCGGCCAATGCCCCCAAGAACCAAATCGGCGTTTTCGGTGGTTAGCTCCACACGATAAAAACCATCATTGGCGCTGCGGCGTTCCCGGGTTCCTGGGGCGATCGGGGGGATTAATTCACCGTTGGATGGGGAGACAGGCGTGGTGGCCAGAATTGCAGAATTGGCGACTAAATTGTTCGCTGTCGCATTGAGCAAGAAATCTGCTGTTGAAGCCGCTGCTGAAACCGTTTCGGAAACAGGGTTTTCGCTTCTAGAAACCGGGTTGACGGGGAAATTGTTGGATGCCAAGTGCCAGAAGCTGAATTTTGGGAAACTTGGGTTCGAGGAGCGGCTGATTTCAAACGTTTGCGCCCCAGAATTTGATTCTCGACAAGCAAAATTTGCCACACCAAACTCGTTAAAGTTCATGGGAAAACTCCGTCAGTCGTGGCTGATTTTTAGGGAATATAATTTTTTCTTCAGAAATTTAGAATTAAAACCGGATCTAAAAGATAGTTTTGTTTTGTAAAGAAAAAGTGCTAAATCGCACTCATAAAAACGCTTTTCAATTAAAGAAGCATATGTTTTGATGAGAATGGATTATGAAAAATAAAATACCTAATCAGAAAAAGTTCCGTGAATTCAATTCAATTCGATCAGTAACTTAGGTGGCTTTTGAGACCTTGAAGTCAGATCAGATTGTTGGCTTCAATTGGAAAAAATTGAAGTAATGGGCACTTTGGCGAAATACTCCCACCTAGCATTAACCTCGGGCAAAGTCAGGAGTCAAATTTTTTACCCACGGTGCGTCAAATCGGTTGCTTTGACCTACGGAAGGGGTATTGACAGCCGGATAGACAAACGCCAAGGAGCGATCAGCCTTTGGGGCGATCGAACCGATCGAGCTGGCAATGAATTGGCTCCTGAAAGCGGGGCACGAGGGTCAGGGCCAAGATTCGATCCTGGATGCGCTGTAGCCCTAGTTGCTCGATCGCCCTTTGCCCGATCGCCCCCGGTAGCCCCATCAGCCCCATCTTGAGCAAGATTTGCGCCACCAAGGGCCATTGCTTCAAGACCCCGCGATGACACTGCAACACTTGCCAGGCAAAGCGGGCGGCGGTTTTGGCGCGGCGCGGCTGGGCGGGGCCGTCCAACGCCTTAAAGAGCAGATATTTGTAGCGGTTGCCCCAAATGATTGCCCGATGGGGAGTGAGCTGGTTGGGCGATCGGGCGATCGCCGTTTGCAAAATTTGCCGACTGACGCGCTCCTGTCGCCACACGTTTTCCGATGAGGAGGTGGGCCGTTGGCGATAGAACACGTGGCATTCGGGCACTTGGGCCGCTGGAAACTGCCAAGCCAATCGCAGCCACAAATCCCAATCTTCTGAGGGAACCAAGTCTGGCTGAAAACCGCCCACTTGGTTCAAGGCCGATCGACTCACCAGCACATTAGACCCGCTGGAAACAAAATCCGTGACCAACAGGGGCCCATAGATCCAACCGCTGAAGGGGCTGGTGACCGGCTGCCCGATCGCCCGGCCCGAATCATCGGTGAGTTGGGTCCAACTGTAAACCCAACCGGCGGCGGGGTTAGCCGTCAGGGCCGCCAGTTGGGCCCGCAGCTTGTCGGGATGCCAGCGATCGTCCGCATCAATGAACCCAATCCAGTTCCCCCGCGCCCGATCGATCCCACGATTCCGGGCGATCGCCTGTCCCCCATTGGCAAAGGCATAAACCCGAATTCGGCCATCGGCGGCCGCCATCGACTCAGCCAAGGCCCGGGAGCGATCGTGGCTGCCGTCGTCAATAATCAACAGTTCCCAATCGGGTTCCGTTTGGGCCAAAATCGAGGCCACCGTATCCGCCAGGGTGTCTGCCCCATTGAACACCGGCAGCACGATCGACACCCGCGGCCGGTGGTTGTCCTCGGTGCTGTTGTCCTCGGTGCTGCTGGTTTCTGTGCTGCTGGTTTCGGGTTCGGTGGCTTCCGTGGCCATGATCTAGGTGCTACCTAAGCACTGCGAAGGGCCACGATCGGATCCAGCTTGGCCGCCTGTTGGGCTGGAATTACGCCAAAAAAGAGACCAATCCCGCCCGAGACACCCACAGCCACCCCGATCGCGGTGCTGGAGGGGGCCGCTTCCAAGTCCGTGGCCGCGCTCACCAAGGCCAAGCCGCCCACGCCAACGGCCGTGCCGATCGCCCCGCCCAAACTGGCCAAAATCGTCGCTTCAATCACAAACTGCATCAAAATATCCCGTTGGGAAGCCCCGATCGCCTTGCGCAGCCCAATTTCTTGGGTGCGTTCCGCCACCGACACCAGCATGATGTTTGTGATGCCAATGCCGCCCACCAGCAGGGAAATACTGGCGATCGCCACCAACATCACCTGCAACGTGCCGGTGATCGCCCCCAGGGTGTTTTGCAAATCCTGCTGGTTACGAACGGTGAAATCATCCTCGCCCACAATTTTGTGTCGTCGGCGCAGCAGGTTTTCAATCTGGAATTGGGCGGCCCGCATCACCGTTTCATCCCGCGCCGACAGGGAAATATAACTAACACTGGTTCCATAGGGCGATCGACGACCCACCAACCGGTTCGCCATGGTGCGTAGCGGCAAAAACACGGTCATGTCCATATCCATGCCGAAGCTGGATCCTTTGGGCTGCATCACCCCAATCACCTCTGCCCGCAGGTTGC
This window harbors:
- the rseP gene encoding RIP metalloprotease RseP, whose amino-acid sequence is MSVLVAIGVLALLVFVHELGHFAAARLQGIYANKFSLGFGPVLWKYQGPQTEYAIRAIPLGGFVGFPDDDEDSSIPADDPNLMRNRPIADRAIVIAAGVVANLIFAYGVLAAQYGFMGVPDGFRYEAGVIVPQVLAPDNPAGRAGLKAGDIVQAIDGQTLSAEQASVKVLMEQIKASPDRPLILEVQRGADRLTLRVTPELDEAGQGRIGVQLAPNGRPVYRPAHNPIEVLTLAADRFQNMVTQTAGGFLTLAANFRETAPQVSGPVKIIEWGANIAQSDAGNLFPFMALISINLAVINILPLPALDGGQLFFLAIEALRGGRPLPQEFQENVMQTGLVLLLGLGILLIVRDTTQLEWVQRLLQQQ
- a CDS encoding metal ABC transporter ATP-binding protein, whose translation is MLQVRSLCVRYRGLSVLDDVSLDLAPGELVGLIGPNGAGKSTLIKALLGLVPIESGMITFRGVPLRRLRHRVAYVPQRSQIDWDYPITVQRVVMMAFAKAAGWWRSPGPAARAAARSAMEQVNIWDLRDRPIGSLSGGQQQRVFLARALAQKAEFFLLDEPFTGVDKQTELVLLNLFAELRAQGHLVLVCSHEWGSSLERYDRLLLLNRSLLANDRPQAVMTLDNIRRAYGENMQTADRHSPFESVLAC
- a CDS encoding metal ABC transporter permease, yielding MLDWLLDPLQYEFVRNAIAIGMIVGVICPVVGSYLIVLRMSLLGDVIAHAVMPGLAIANALRIDLSIGAFISGMCSTFVIAWIRQQSRVRVDAAMTLTFSTFFGLGIALISLLKTQLDLEGFLFGDILNVTQGDLLHGVIVAVILLVLIKLHYKELLFYTFDPLGAEAAGLPTTWIHYSLMAGVTLAIVTSLKVVGVIMAIAMLVGPAITAYLLVKELHMMMLVGAGLGVLAAIGGMYSSFYWDLPSGAAIALVIFGLFLMALLFSPSQGILTRPRPKATRPRSGKVAESAAPKPTADLD
- a CDS encoding cobyric acid synthase, which codes for MKSIAVLGTSSNAGKSWVTTALCAWLRRQGLRVAPFKAQNMSNNSFVTLEGGEIGRAQAAQAEACGLRPVAEMNPILLKPSGNSRSQLVLLGQAGEHIAAADYYQHIDRLWEVVAQTLADWRDRCDVLVLEGAGSPVELNLMHRDLVNLRPIEHLQGRWLLVGDIERGGIFAQAVGTYQLMPRSAQALGLGLVVNKFRGDLRLFADADRYFQQHLPHLPYLGTLPYAAELQPESEDSLCRSAEEAPMECDHPVIAWVRFPFLSNSQDSQPWSIDQGVAVRWVTRPAELATARAIVLPGSKNTLRDLAWLQETGLAAAIQRAAAQGVPVVGICGGYQMLGRSLVDRTGIAGAAGEMAGLGLLPVETDYFPQKTVRQVTAHWPSQAGATSQHDIPQLDRWQAYEIHMGQTRPIAPCDPLLTLEPIEQPPEPEGARSAQGCVWGTYVHGLFESAAVRQTLTRLAGITTHRPNPQSWQQHRQQLYDRMADLLETSLTLDRLCDYLEV
- a CDS encoding Calx-beta domain-containing protein → MDFTGFEVASFAYREADYLARNPDVNLAVSGNLLRSGFAHFSQHGFSEGRSPSGDYEILQAVLPLYNEANYLAQNPDVQGAIGRGQLTSGLEHFARSGFRERREPGGGFNRFNFGSESADSLTGGAGRDLLLGWSGDDQIQGLAGDDQLAGNRGRDLIFGNEGNDRLRGGKEADTLWGGAGDDQLLGDLGDDLLSGDLGADTLAGGAGADLFLISAVAGGSSIASADVILDFLQEGADRLVVPSGQRFEDLDFTAGIGVNSGDTIVRDRATGRYLAVLKGINPNSFSASNVISQESLNANTAILRFLGSGFVGNEQDRSAVITIERSGNLQTAAQATFSTGSGTATPNQDFTPVNSAIAFAPGETRKTISIPLTDDRLTETDETVALLLSNPVGAQLDRATATLIIRDGSGGGSSTTPTGPTVSLDGNSYSINETGGSLAIPVRRTGDLSQPLSVTYATSNGTALAGLDYSAINGQLTFAAGQSVASLTIPILNDSLAEPTETFQLNLSNPTGGQLGSINATTISIIDSAASGSSATTTPTSGPVQSSVASAVAFSPSDSEAAIAAKNGPKITLGNTNIYIGYQQVSALNQDPILVSFTNGVRNWVRTDYETTVDDGTGTGLAWDGSNLYAVFTSTGNQPGNNLSRFTGSGWLTGYTDGSPSGGGGGKVGILAKVDPTTGNIQNATYLTARNDKGTAPLGDDTTNSLFVRGLSFTGGNVLVQADSAYAPRRPDKTAMTQSVGNGALPASTGYNYEVVLSANLGSALSTRAKDFI
- a CDS encoding Calx-beta domain-containing protein is translated as MLNATANNLVANSAILATTPVSPSNGELIPPIAPGTRERRSANDGFYRVELTTENADLVLGGIGRDWIQGWGGDDELHGLDGDDRLLGNQGRDQLWGDDGHDWIQGGQGADSLWGGSGNDQLLGDLGDDWLAGELGLDTMTGGLGADRFLIGMATDGGAIDQADLILDFRTSEADQLVLPSGQRFEDLDFIAGTGNNSGDTIVRDRATGRNWVILKGISPSSFNASNVVSQDSLPPTPAVIRFSKGNFLGVELDGKATITLERSVNTTTDVSVSFSTSGGTATPNQDFTPITGSIAFGADETRKTITIPLTDDRRTEPNETVMLLLSNPVGAELDLATATLTISDHGL